The Gigantopelta aegis isolate Gae_Host chromosome 3, Gae_host_genome, whole genome shotgun sequence genome segment aaagaaaaccagaGAAATAATATGACCAAAATAGAATGGGGTAAAATTTGAGGAAACACTGGGTCTGGTTACTTTTTAAGTAAAACAGTATTAATGGCAATATGTTGAAGAATATTTTCTACCGCTACAGCGCAACAGTTTAATAGTGGTGCAAACATCGATGGCGGCATTTCCGCATACCACTGGAATGCTACTGCCGGGGATCCTaccaacatcaatacaaaatatCGTGTCAATCTGACTGTCGACATCCAACAGAAGGTATACTACACATTttacgaaaaaaaaattgattttcaGCGTTGGGACTAGTTTACGCTAACACTCATGGCCTAGTCTCCACCGACTGTGGCATACGAACAATGGTATCGTTCTCATCGTCATCAAATGCTCAGTCAAGCTGACGTTGTATACATGGTATTTATCCACAGAGAGTGAATAATCAGCTATACTCAAGTATCGGTAGTGGTCATGGTGCTAAACTAGCATAACGCGTCGGTCATATATACTAGACTcgttcatttatcttgaagaaggatccttcacctcagtgtgagcactgtcaatGTACACTGACGTTACGGCACATTGTGGTGGCGTATGAGCATCTTAaggaaactagaaaatatatacttgtacgaagaaatgtgatggaatcatttcgatttcatcctgaacttttgttgcaatttcttcgtgatactgacttttattctatattttaattttacttctctgtgatatttgtatttttttgcagTTTCACACTGGGTTTTAATTTAGctgttgaatttttaatttGATGTTGATATTAACTACATTTTTGCAGTTACCTTagtaattttatattgatgttgttcatcaTTTAATTTCTGcatataccatagtttgacgcccaatagctgatttatttttcgtgctggggtgtcgttaaacatacattcattcattagcataatttaataataatgtggtGCTTAGGCTAAATGTCTTGGTGCTTAGTTCTGCGTGAGTGACAGGTTCATTTCTGGGGTGGATTAGCTTGTGGATCATCAAGCTGGGGTGGTATACCTGTTATTTAGCCACAGAGTGGATAATAAACCGTTCCCAAGTATCAGCATTAGCTGTTTTACTTATCACAATGTCGGTGGTTCTTAATTAGGCTTTTGGTGCATGAGTGACATAATTATTTCTAGGATGGATTAGCTTATGGATCATCAAGCTgtgttgatatatattatatttatccaAAAGGCATAGACGTTGGGAGGGGCTGAGGCAAGGTTTGGCACTGCCCTACCCCTAGGTCTAGACCTGAAAATGTTTTCACGTGTATTCGCTAGttaaagtatattattatgttagttttacatatttacaaatattggcATTTAGCAACATTTGTCAGGATTAATTTTACATGTAGAAATCTTGACATCTCATTTTAGAACATAAATTTCACAAATTTCGCGAATCCATctagaattgatgtaaatatgctaTCAAGGGAGTCTAAAgggtttaataataatttgattgctttttattaatattcataatatgtgtCATATAACTGTTTTTAGAATTTAGGAAAAtgtatttcaggacatctagttttttgttttgttttctggaaGAGCATGTTTCCAGACGCCCATCGAAAATTGGGCGCATGTGAAATATATCTCAATCAGTTAGCACCTCAACTGTTTACTTACCTAGACTATGTCTCTGTATTATGACAGATTCAACCTATACATTAGTATATATCAGAAGTCTTGCCCACTTGAAAATATTCCTATGGACGTTAATGACTGAACGTTAATAGTCAATAGTTCCAAAGTATTAGGTGGATTCGGGGTAGATTAGCTTATGGATCATCACGTTGGTGTGGTATACCAGGAATTTAGCAACACATAGTGAATTATAGGCAAATGTCCCCTAGTTTCCATAGTGGTCATGGTGATTAACACACTTGTTGTGTTCTTAAACTATAGACCGTGGTGCGTAGCTATGCATGACTGGCATGTCCATTTATGGACTGAGGGTGGAGATCACAGGAGATACACTCACACTAGTTGAAACTAACATTGCTGGTGCCCCTGAAACTTTGCTCAACATGGCATATCCTGCAGGTGCAAAAAAAAATAGTGAAACCTGCAACAGTACTAAAGtactaataaaaattatacccaggtgattttccagtcttatatattagttatgaaaatccttggaataaaaaccataaaaatgtgtcagtattatcatgacctgttatggtattcaaacaaccggtacctaaaatgacaatacatgacctgttatagatagaaatatgagatttatttacaattttactgcaaaacatatgtaatatgaaacagactataacaccaagTTTGATATTCAACACACCTGAGATCACCTCTCTGCTtagcttagtacttgtgatttcacctgtcaagTGTAATCAACATAAACCTGAGAAACCTAAGAAAACCTAAGGAAATTGGCTTAGAGGTCGTAACGGATTGTCAACATGAACCAAAACAACTATGGGCTACCTACTTGATTTTGAAATTCATTCTAGGCCCCAGTTAATGGGGAGAATGCTAGCTTAAAATATTCCCAAAATTGAACAAAATTGGTAACAAGCTGGAAGTCATAAATGTGTTATAAGTGTGGTTCGTATTGGATATATTGGTCGTTGTAGTggccagttattattattattattattattattattattattattattattattataacaactgTTAGAAATAGGAAATACATATCAGATTGTTATTGAGAAAAAGGCTAACGTAGACTATGTTGAAATTCCAGTTGATAGAGAATTAGATGAAATATGTATTTCCAGTGAAGGAATTCGTTTCTGGGAAAACATTGGTTATAAGTTTGAAAGAGTGAAAACGAAATTTAACTAGGGCAAACAAAATGAAGAAATAACAATTTAGAAGGAGTTTGGAGATCAACGTTTAGCTAGGGAAGAAAGATAATTAGTAGGAATTAgataggaataaaaataattacaagagGAGGAATTGTAATTATAAGATAACAGACAATCAGAAACAATACCACGAAAAAGaactaatgttttttttcttttttagggagtgaaagaaagaaagaaatgttttatttaacgacgcactcatcacatttttatttacggttatatggcgtcagacatatggttaaggaccacacagatttggagaggaaacccgctgtcgccactacatgggctactctttccgattagcagcaagggatcttttatttgcgcttcccacaggcaggatagcacaaaccatggcctttgttgaaccagttatggatcactggtcggtgcaagtagtttacacctacccattgagccttgcggagcactcactcagggtttggagtcggtatctggattaaaaatcccatgcctcgactgggatccgaacccagtacctaccagcctgtagatcgatggcctgccacgaagccaccgaggccggtttcttaGGGAGTGAATGCATTATCATAGAGAAAGGTAAATTGAAAAAGTGTAATTCACATGAAAGTATAATCAAGATGGAAGCCAAGAGTATGCCTGTTTGCTTCTAAAATACTGTGTTTACAAAGATTAGGTGTCGCTAGTAACGCGGATGTATACTGAAAATTACTACGTTACCACTGTAGCTGCAGCAACACATGCAAAATAAGCCGAACGGTATTCGATAGTATACAAACATAGCGACAACATATCAGAACAAATAACTTTTACGGAAATGATTGCCATATACTCAGTAGTGTTGCAAGGAAAACaattttctcccatccctaacCATGCAAGACATGCgtattccatgatgtcagcccatgcggaataaatcggtcttgcatgaccacgtgacttctgttgtttgagctgatattaacgtTGGGTGACATCACGTAAACGtcaaaataacgcaagaaatgctttttatatttcataaaaacaaggaaacctgctgtcataatgaaattacactatcattttcggtttatacttttagtataaacgatttttgggtacgatcttttcaatggttatgtttattttattgtaagataaaacataattttgtttaggtttttcacgttttcccaaaatgcttgtttgtcatctactggatgggagaaaaataatcctccattgtatatccatgtgggacagggctattcgaAACTCGGGTGCATATGTACtctcgggtggaatagccctttcccacatggacacatacgCAGGATTCTTTTAGTATGACTTGAAAAAGCACAATCATGACATACCTCATGATGCACGGttcatgttatttttaacattatatatagacATCAAttataaaactttgttttaatattaccttttaattattttatgatacTAACGTATAATTCATCTCATAGCATTTATGTACCTTACAAACAATCATTTAGAAAGGGATTCTTACTATTTTCCAGCAATCACACAATACAAGATATCAcatttaagatatttttaaaaaaacaggggCAGCTTGTTTCGGACATGctttaaagacatttttcttTGGCTTAACATGCAGGCAATGTGCAAAATTATGGACAAATACAATTCCACCAGTATGGTAACTGAGCAATACCCATTTAAAATAATCATCGACCCgttaatatttacaaatgttGTATAGgtgtataacatatatttattaaaataaccacATAACGTCATTCAATAAACGTCAAACGTGTGTAAACAatgttatacaaatatacaaatactgaATAATAAACGAAGATGAATAAGGAACAAATGTTGAaaataggatatatatatatatatatatatatatatatatatatatatatatatatatatatatatatatatatatatgattgtgGTTGTGGCAGAGACTAACAAACGATTTAAGAAGAAAGATGTGTAGAAATTCATTGAGaaacataaaaagtgaaatatatattttaacagcgtACACACTATATAAACATAAGCACATATCAGTTGTTTCGCCATGCTAGTTTTTACAGGagtttattgtgcgcaagaatatCATACCACACATCCATGTAGGGGTCGAGTGGTATTAATCATGCGCACTATAAActcatgtaataaataacatggcaaaacaactgtTATGTCTTTCTGTATTTATTGCACCCTCCTCTGTTGTGATcaacaaaagtttaattaaataacacaacttacGTCTGGAAAGTTGGTTGAATTTTATGGAATCGACGGAACACTGAGTATCCTGGCAAGGAACGtgacgtcattcctggctaCGTTTATGTgacattttgtatcacacatatgttcaataaaaaacaATCGATTGGACGGTCAGActtgtctttattactatagtaagcttaataaatgggtatgtaataaacatatatattgtttgtagaTTTTGTTCAGTGCTTCTCTATCCTGGCACAAGAAAGACATAACTATAGACTTGGCACCGCCAATGGATATTATGTAAGTACTGATATCTTTGTAAGAATATAGTTTGTCTACCATTCAACTTCAAACATTAAACAATCACCAACATAGTTGTTAATCAATACTGAGAACATTGCACTGTAATTGGCATAATCATTTCTATCATTTGTAACAAAGCATTTGATTGCATTGTTATATGTTTACGACAATTATTACTGTTGCTATATCAttactgttgttattatatttgtgCTAGACTATTGGCTTCCCCAAAGAGCTGGGGTAATAGGTTATTATCCCACCCGTTTTTGTAGGGTTTAATGTTGTTCCTATATCTTTAGTAATTTCACCTTATTCTATTTTTAGGTTAAAACCATCTGTACATGTGTTATCTAAGGTTAAAGGTTTCAGTCAATGTGTGGACAGTAACGTGAAAGTGAGCGGACATTTCCATGTGTCTAAAGCTGAACTCGAGGTTGAAGCGTTTGGAGTTACAATATGGTAAGacatatgaatatatttatagatATGTCATAtaagtgtgatatatatatatatatatatatatatatatatatatatatatatatatatattatatattaacagaCTGCTCAACCAATACTCTTTAAGGGATCTTGTTTTATATCCGGA includes the following:
- the LOC121368686 gene encoding uncharacterized protein LOC121368686 yields the protein MALKYSVDLWATDPKELLRIPVAVVKPFSEVELTLSYSTYASATVQGYVGGKSKIRTGYASQGNYVISQQFNSGANIDGGISAYHWNATAGDPTNINTKYRVNLTVDIQQKILFSASLSWHKKDITIDLAPPMDIMLKPSVHVLSKVKGFSQCVDSNVKVSGHFHVSKAELEVEAFGVTIW